The genomic DNA AGACTAAAAGGATGAATCACATTTACAAATACGGTGATTGGGGGTGGAAGTAAGGTATTCTAAGTAGAAGGATATTCTAAGCAGAAGGATAGTATCAAATAGCCCTTTTCCCCTCTTTCCTCCAGAATGGACTCAGATCATCACCAAGTACTTATGGGAGCAGCTACAGAAGATGGCTGAATACTACCGGCCAGGGCCTGCAGGAAGTGGGGGCTGTGGTTCCACGATAGGGCCCTTGCCCCATGATGTAGAGGTGGCAATCCGGCAGTGGGATTACAACGAGAAGCTGGCCATGTTCATGTTTCAGGTAGGGAGTAGGGCATGTTGTATGGGGCATTGGGTTGAGCATGAACTTATACTCTGCCAGCAGAGAACAGAATCTGCCTGCCACCTTGCCCCAGTTGTGGTTCTCttcatcttttcatttactttatcTGCCTCATCTGTAATAGTCCCGTGTTGAGCTACTACACTTCCCTCCCTGGTACCCATAGGATGGAATGCTGGACAGACATGAGTTCCTGACCTGGGTGCTTGAGTGTTTTGAGAAAATTCGCCCTGGAGAGGATGAATTGCTTAAACTGCTGCTGCCCCTGCTTCTCCGAGTAAGGCTTGGAattttggtgggggtgggtgggcaggGGGAGTCCAGGAAGGATTtgaggaagaataaaatattagagCAGGGTCCCCTGGGGAGAACTAGGGGCTCTGATGGTCCTGTCTTCGCAGTACTCTGGGGAATTCGTTCAGTCTGCGTACCTGTCCCGCCGCCTTGCCTATTTCTGTACACGGAGACTGGCCCTGCAGCTGGATGGTGTGAGCAGTCACTCGTCTCATGTTATATCTGCTCAGTCAACAAGCACTCTACCCACCACCCCTGCTCCTCAGCCCCCATCTAGCAGCACACCCTCGACTCCCTTTAGTGACCTGCTTATGTGCCCTCAGCACCGGCCCCTGGTTTTTGGCCTCAGCTGTATCCTGCAGGTAGGTACTAGGCAGGCCCAAGAAAGCATTGAGAGATAACTTGAGAAGAATCAGGTGCCCGTTCCAGAGAATAGGGGTAATTTCAAATTGGATATAGGAGTAGGTGCTGAGTACTTGTTTTGAGGTAGTTGTTTCTTGGTAATGGGGTATTAGTTCCCTTTGGGGGTTTTGACCAGCCTCTCTCGCTCCCTTCCAGGGCTAAATAGTGGGCCCAACGCCTTTTAGGAAAGTGGGTGAAGGGAGGGGATCAGGGGTAGAGTGATCTGGGTCTTGGGGACCCAGTCAGAAAACTTTGGATCTGAAATCTACGGGTTGGGTCTTAGCATGGGATTCCAGAGAGGCAGCCATGGTGAATGAGTTGGACTTAGCTGTTTCTGTCTGGCAGACCATCCTCCTGTGTTGTCCTAGTGCCTTGGTTTGGCACTACTCACTGACTGATAGCAGAATTAAGACCGGCTCACCACTTGACCACTTGCCTATTGCCCCCTCCAACCTGCCCATGCCAGAGGGTAACAGTGCCTTCACTCAGCAGGTATGTCTGACCACTAGTCTGGTACTCTCAGATTGGGGTATGAggctaaattattttctctttcagaaataGTGATTTGGAGTCTGGTACTATTCTTCTAGCCTGGGACTCTGGCCTTTTGTACGCCTTGGTACATCCTTAATAGCCTTCCTTTTGAATATCGCAGGTCCGTGCAAAGTTGCGGGAGATCGAGCAGCAGATCAAGGAGCGGGGACAGGCAGTTGAAGTTCGCTGGTCCTTTGATAAGTGCCAGGAAGCTACTGCAGGTATGTGTCAGAAAACAGATAACAGGAAGTATGTTTGAGGAAAGGATCGGAGATAGTAAGGACATGTAGATCTGAGAGCCAGAATGCACCAGGCCTCTGGTTCAGTCCCCTTTACCTCGTTTCCTCCTTAGGCTTCACCATTGGACGGGTACTGCATACTTTGGAAGTGCTGGATAGCCATAGTTTTGAGCGCTCTGACTTCAGCAACTCTCTTGACTCCCTTTGTAACCGAATCTTTGGATTGGGGCCTAGCAAGGATGGGCATGAGGTAAGCAAGAAGCAGAATAGAAGGAGCAAAAAACATCGCAAGGTCAATAACATGTATGAGGGTAAGTCATGGTGAGGCACTGTAACCAGAGCATTTCTGCAGAAATGGTCTCACTGGGTCCAGGATGTTTTATGATGGGGCACAGTCTTTAGGAAATTGGAACTCAGTTCTTTGTCCCTACCCCTACCTTACTCCTCCCTGTCTTCCTTTGGTCTCCAGATCTCCTCAGATGATGATGCTGTGGTGTCATTGCTATGCGAATGGGCTGTCAGCTGCAAGCGTTCTGGTCGGCATCGTGCTATGGTGGTAGCCAAGCTCCTCGAGAAGAGACAGGCAGAGATTGAGGCTGAGGTTAGAGGGCAGAGATAGGAGAACAAGACTGGCCAGTGGCAAGAAATTTAACTGGGGTTGGAGACTGAGAGATTGAGGTGGTAGAGGGACCAGAGTTGAAGGTACGAGAACAGAGTAAAGAAGTGGAAGAGAACCTAAAGGCGAAGTTAGGATGTGAGGCAAAAGTAGAGAGGAGCGGATTGTTGTCAAAGTTAGAGATGACATCAAGGCTTCAGTTAGGAGGCGGGAAAGAAAATGGAGGTCAGCGGGGGAGTGAAGGTGAAAAGCGTGGGGTAGAGGTCAAGCAGGTGATAGTTTAAGGCTTACACATTGAGGAGTGAGGAAGCAGGTAAAAGTCAGTTCTACAATTTGTTCTGTCATCTTGCAGCGTTGTGGAGAATCAGAAGCAGCAGATGAGAAAGGTTCCATCGCCTCTGGCTCCCTTTCTGCTCCCAGTGCTCCCATCTTCCAGGATGTCCTCCTGCAGTTTCTGGATACACAGGCTCCCATGCTGAGTACGGAACCCTGCCACCCTCTAGTTACATCTGTCTAGACTCAGTTAGCCACAACTGTCATTAGAAATCATAATTCATGGCCCTttggtctgtatttctctcttggGCTCTATGCAGAATGACTTTTAGATGGAGTTCTAATTATTCTCTTTAACTGACCATCTTACATttaaacagaatagagaaatacAGAGAAGGATAAAAACAAGAGCTTGTGATTGAAGCATTTTCACTGCATAAATTGCAGCAAAGTTGATACATTCCTTTCTGAGATGGTGTGTGGGGCAACCAACCACACTTTGTCCCTCGATgtttctgagatttttatttgGCCACTCCTGTTTTTGCCTTAGGTGTGTTCTCTCTTTTGGCCCACGTTTTTGTGTTCTCCTAACTCATCTTTCCTCATTCCCTTCCTCCAGCGGACCCCCGAAGTGAGAGTGAGCGGGTGGAATTCTTTAACTTAGTACTGCTGTTCTGTGAACTGATTCGACATGATGTTTTCTCCCACAACATGTATACTTGCACTCTCATCTCCCGAGGGGACCTTGCCTTTGGAGCCCCTGGTCCCCGGCCTCCCTCCCCCTTTGATGATCCTGCCGATGACCCAGAGCGCAAGGAGGctgaaggcagcagcagcagcaagctgGAAGTGAGTGGGCTTTTCCCTGCCATAGGTCGTTTCTTCTGACATTTCCATCTTCATGGCCCCCAGAGGCCTCTGAGAGCCTCTtttgcctgggggtggggggtagtaTTTTCTTAGGACTTGGTGATTGAGCAAGCACTCTCACATCGGTTGTTGCATCGACTCCTCCCATCAGCCCCGTGAGGTACTCTTATCACTATTTTTAAGCTGAAGGAAGTGGAGGCCTATACTGGTTAAGTGATTGCATGAGGCTTGACTCCAGATCCTGTGCTTTCCCCAATCTGGTCTTCTCTCCAATTCCCTCATGAAGTTTTCTAGATGGTGGGAGCCACTCCCTAAGGGTTAAAGCAACTTCGCATATGTTCTATGTCCTCAGGATCCAGGGCTCTCAGAATCTATGGACATTGACCCTGGTTCCAGTGTGCTCTTTGAGGATATGGAGAAGCCTGATTTTTCAGTAAGTTCAATCCTGAGCGTGGCGGAATCTGGCTCCTTGGATCTTCCATTATTTCTGCTTTTGGCATTTCGTTATGCCCTCTCAtcccctttccttcttctcaTGTTCTGCCTTCTTACCTTTCTCTCAGTTGTTTTCCCCCACTATGCCCTGTGAAGGGAAGGGCAGTCCATCCCCTGAGAAGCCAGATGTTGAGAAGGAGGTGAAGCCTCCACCCAAGGAGAAGATCGAAGGGACCCTTGGGGTTCTTTACGACCAGCCCCGACATGTGCAGTATGCCACCCACTTTCCCATCCCCCAGGTACTCTTCCCCAGCACGTTGTGATGATCTGTTTTGAACCCAGATTTCTGTCCAAGGAATTTCCTGAGGGGTTGGAGCTGTTCCTGAGGATGTCAGTTGGGAAAGGAAAGGGGCTTGAGCATGTGAATGCTGAGGGATGTGGAGCATGATTTCAAGAGGCGGGAAGGAGATGAGTGCTGGAGTCTGACGGTGCTGCTGGGATGCAGGAGGAGTCATGCAGCCATGAGTGCAACCAGCGGTTGGTCGTACTGTTTGGGGTGGGAAAGCAGCGAGATGATGCCCGCCATGCCATCAAGAAAATCACCAAGGATATCCTGAAGGTTCTGAACCGCAAGGGGACAGCAGAAACTGGTGGGTTTTAGGCTCCTTAAACAGATCTCCCCCAGAGAGTGCCCTAGTCAGTCTTCCCTTCCCCAGCATAGGGAACTCCCCAGTCATGTCCCAATGTCCTGTCTCTTGGAGTCTCCTGAGAGCTCTAGTCCTTTTGAAACTTCCCCCCTCATTCCCCCCCTCTACAGACCAGCTTGCTCCTATTGTGCCTCTGAATCCTGGAGACCTGACATTCTTAGGTACCTCACAGTAAGCCCCAtactgccctccctccctctcccttccctccctcaacCTAGCACCTCCCTGTACATATTCCTCTAAGGTCCACATAGTCTGTGGTCCTCTAAACCTTTGTTTCACTGTCCCTTTCCCTtcatccctcccccatcccttccTTGACCCTCCCTTCCCGgcttccctcttctttccctccctccctccctccttccctgtctccctccctccctccctcccaccctcccataGCCTTCTCTCtatcccctcctccccacccctagTCAACTAGTTATCTTCCCTGTCTTGACTGATCCCTTTCAAATGTCCCCTCAGGTGGGGAGGATGGGCAGAAGCGGCGACGCAACCGGCCTGAAGCCTTCCCCACTGCTGAAGATATCTTTGCTAAGTTCCAGCACCTTTCACATTATGACCAACACCAGGTCACGGCTCAGGTGTGGGCCTAAGCCCAGCCCCTTTCCCACATTCTGGCCTCctgtcctgttttcttttcttccctatcTTCTCCCCGCTAGGCAGGCTAAGCCTCCTGGTCTCATCCCCCTCCATTGTCATCCTTTCCTGCTTCCCTggttcttccttcctctctccactCCCGTCTCACTCCTACTGCCCTTATCAGGTCTCTCGGAATGTTCTGGAGCAGATCACGAGCTTTGCCCTTGGCATGTCATACCACTTGCCTCTGGTGCAGCATGTGCAGTTCATCTTTGACCTCATGGAATATTCACTCAGCATCAGTGGCCTCATCGACTTTGCCATTCaggtggggaagttggggagatgAGGGTGGAGGAAGGAGTTCATGCCATGTAGGGGCTACAGAGGGTCATAAGGACAGGGGTAGAGGCTCCAGCCAGTTTCCCAGGCTATTTGGAGGGGGAGAACAACTAGCACGGGGGGAGTGGAACATGAGCTAAGGCTGCAGGAATAGAGACTTAAGTGCTCCCTGGGGAGGCCAAGAGGCAGATGAGAGCATTGGGGAGATCATCCTTCCACTGTGGAGTTCATAGAACTGTATCCTGGTTGCTGATTAGAGGTGTTGTTGATAGAATAAAGGACTGTGGCATAGGGTAACAGGCCCTTCTATCCTGAGGTGGCTCCAGCAGGAAGGGGCTCAGGCCCGGCCTTGCCGGCGTCCCTACAAGAAGGTGGGTTCTATGTAACATGAGGGACCTCTGCATTTCTCACCCCCGTTCACTCTGCTAGCTGCTGAATGAACTGAGTGTAGTCGAGGCTGAGCTGCTTCTCAAATCCTCGGATCTGGTGGGCAGCTACACTACCAGCCTGTGCCTGTGCATTGTGGCTGTCCTGCGGCACTATCatgcctgcctcatcctcaaCCAGGACCAGATGGCACAGGTCTTTGAGGGGTAAGCAGGGCTTCGGAATGACTGAAACACACAAGGCTCTGGCAAATGCCGGTGGAAGTGGCCTAGGAAGAGCATGCACTTCCTCCCACTCTGGGGAAGTGCCTGCTGCTCAGGTGGGAAAGGAATGGTATTTTTTCCCAGACGCTTGAATCTGTTTCAGGGGGCCCACATACCGTCTGCTGACCCTCCCAACCTTGCTTCTTCATGCAGGCTGTGTGGTGTCGTGAAGCATGGGATGAACCGGTCCGATGGTTCCTCTGCAGAGCGCTGTATCCTTGCTTATCTCTATGATTTGTACACCTCCTGTAGCCatttaaagaacaaatttggGGAGCTCTTCAGGTAAGAGAGGTGGAAGGTAAGGGGTAGCGAGTAGGACCTACTCCCTTTTTCCCATGACCACCCAACTCAGAAGGAGAGCATGGCCCGGGACCCTGCTGCCTGTTCAGGGTCATTTATGGACTGTGTCCTGCACGTACTGTTATGTTACTGAGAATGGGCCCTCTTCCTCAGCAGGCTTGCCCCCCCATCTCTGTGGGGCccaccctcttccctctcttcctcgtTGCCTTCAGCGGCCCTTGTTCCTTATTCCCATGTGGTTCCTTTCCCGCCCAATCTGTTTTGTCCTATCTCCCTTTTCTTGTCCCAAGATCCTTCAtccctcactttcttcttttttcttttctcccctttcctaACCATCCCTCAACCTCAGCAGACCTTCTTCAACACTACTGTTTCCTTTCCTCCATCCCTGCAGTGACTTTTGCTCAAAGGTGAAGAACACTATCTACTGCAACGTGGAGCCATCGGAATCAAATATGCGCTGGGCACCCGAGTTCATGATTGACACTCTAGAGAACCCTGCAGCTCACACTTTCACCTACACGGGGCTAGGCAAGAGTCTTAGTGAGAACCCTGCTAACCGCTACAGCTTTGTCTGCAATGCCCTTATGCACGTCTGTGTGGGGCACCATGATCCCGATAGGTATGGGGCATACCGAGTGAGCAAGGGCACCATGCCCCCACCTGAGATAGGGAGGGCTGAGGTACCCGGGAGGTACTACAACCTTGATTTACTGGGGCAGAGATGAGAAGTTAATGGGTCTGAGGTTTTGTGGAGCAAGGTTTTTCCTGAGGGCATTTGTACTTTTCCCTAGGGTGAATGACATCGCAATCCTGTGTGCAGAGCTGACCGGCTATTGCAAGTCACTGAGTGCAGAATGGCTAGGAGTGCTTAAGGCCTTGTGCTGCTCCTCTAACAACGGCACTTGTGGTTTCAACGACCTCCTTTGCAATGTCGATGTGAGACTTGGGGTGGGGTCTTGCTAGTGGGGCAGTGACCAGGGCAGGGGTCTGGTCATGATCCCCTGACCAGGGACAGAGTTCCATAGAGTGGAGGCACACGGCTTTGAGTGGGTGCCTCTCTCTACACTGAGTCGTGTTGTCTGTCTGCTTTTTCCTCCAGGTCAGTGACCTGTCTTTTCATGATTCGTTGGCTACTTTTGTTGCCATCCTCATCGCTCGGCAGTGTTTGCTCCTGGAGGATCTGATTCGCTGTGCTGCCATCCCTTCACTCCTTAATGCTGGTGAACTACCAATCTGTAACCCCTAGCATTTCTAGGCCTCAAATTTCCATACATACTAGACGGCCATCCTCTCATTGTTCACTGTGGGAGACCTTGCAGCAGCTCCCTGGCCTTCCCAAGAAGGCCAGTGCTTTGGTATGCTGAAGGCTAGAAGGAACCTGTTTTTTTAAACCCTGGATTTGCAGCCCTGACCTTTCCAAGTTCTGACCCTTCAGCTGCGTAACAGTTCTCTGCTCTACCTCGCCTTCACTGTTATCTTGCTTTTTCGCCTTTCACTTTACCTCATCTTCTCTCCTATGCCCTTGCCATACACTTGCATGCatgcaggcatgcacacacataaacccACATGCAGTTCAGCTTCATCCGTCCCAGATctgttttgtcttccttttagCTTGTAGTGAACAGGACTCTGAACCAGGTGCCAGACTTACCTGCCGCATCCTCCTTCACCTTTTCAAGACACCACAGCTCAATCCTTGCCAGTCTGATGGAAGTAAGTAACCCTGATCTGAACCAGCCAACAGTAGAAAGTGTGGCTCCCTTGCCCCTGTGGATTCTGCTTCTGCTTCCCCTGACTTCATCGCCTTCCCCAGACAAGCCTACAGTAGGAATCCGCTCCTCCTGTGACCGCCACCTGCTGGCTGCCTCCCAGAACCGCATCGTGGATGGAGCTGTGTTTGCTGTTCTCAAGGCTGTGTTTGTACTTGGTATGGGGGTAGGAAGGGAGTGGTGCCAGAAGTGTGTATAGGGTGGAGTGCCAGCTAAACTACAAGGGACAGTCTTTCTCCCTCCTGAAGGTGGTCTCTCTGACCTTttggaaggaggggagggaaagaagtaTATTTCTGTCCCATAGGGCAGGATTTGGGGTGTTTCTGCCTCTGTGGGCCCAGGGTGGGTCTCCACACAGTGTTCCAATCTCACTCTGCCCTCCCTATCTCCCACCCGTGAACCACAGGGGATGCAGAACTGAAGGGTTCGGGCTTCACTGTGACAGGAGGAACAGAAGAACTtccagaggaggagggaggaggtggcagtggcGGTCGGAGGCAGGGTGGCCGCAACATCTCTGTGGAGACAGCCAGTCTGGATGTCTATGCCAAGTACGTGCTGCGCAGCATCTGCCAACAGGTCAGTCTCACCTTCCTCCCACACCTCCTAAATGCCTCTGTGTAATATAGTCCTGTTTCCAGCCCGTGATCACACCACCTCCCTACTATACATTGTGTCCCTTACCAATTCCAGCCCATCCCCCATACTGCTAACCCCCTCACCGGTTGCTCCCAGTCCCTGATTGTCAGCTTTCTCAGGAATGGGTAGGAGAACGTTGCCTTAAGTCACTGTGTGAGGACAGCAATGACCTGCAAGACCCAGTGTTGAGTAGTGCCCAGGCACAGCGCCTCATGCAGCTCATCTGCTACCCACATCGACTCCTGGACAATGAGGATGGGGAAAACCCCCAGCGACAGCGCATAAAGCGCATTCTCCAGGTAGACCAAGGCCATGGGGGCCGTGGAGGAAGCAATGGGCCCAATCTGGGGAGAAACAATAGgaaccttgagaaaaggagagggagagttAAGTAGAGAGGAAGACGAACAAGGAtgtaggggaggggaggagtaGTGAGAGAAACAGCTCCAGCATGGGCTGAGGAGTAAGTCCAATATGGTCTAGACTCCAGAGTGAGAGTGTTATGTGAGGGCACAGCTATCTGGAGTGAATCTAGCTTATCAGTGGGAAGCATAGCATTTGGGGGGCCTAGGTGTGGGCCTTGTATATTTGGCATTTTGGCCATGGCTCAGGAACTGAATAGTAGTAGCTACTAATTGCTGAGCACATgctttgtgccaggtactgtgctaggcacttgCACACATTTCCTCACTTAATCTTTATGACCTATGAAGTAGGTGAGTGTCCCTGTTtgactgatgaggaaactgaggcttgaagaggttaagtaacttgtccaaggtcacatagctgatAGGTTTAGAGTCAGTATTTGAGCCCAGACATGTCTGTGCACTTTCCACTTCACATTGCCCCACATCTTCAGATGACTGGAGAGTAGCAAAATAAAGCTGTTGAGGAAAAGCTGAAGGAATAAGGTCTCCAACCCAGAACAGATAGGGCTGAAGAGAGATTAGCTAACAGTGGCCTTCTAGTCTCTACAGGACTTTGAGAGATTGTCTTATAAAGGTCCTGTCAGGGACTTTCAGCAGCTGGTGTAAAACGAGAGGAGTAGGCTTCAACTTAAACATCAAGGGTTTCAAGGTTAAGCATTAAGCAGAACTTCCTGATATAAAGGGATGGGAAAGATGTGAAATCTTTTCtgaaccattttaaaaattggaaagattTTCAACTAGTTTGGACTATTTTCatgtattctctcttttttttttttttttttttttttttttgagacgagtcttgttcttgtcgcccaggctggagtgcagtggcacaatctcagctcactgcaacctccatctcccaggtgcaagtgattctcctgcctcagcctcctgagtaactgggattacaggcacctgccaccatgcctggctaatttttttatttttgatagagatggggtttcaccatgttggccaggctggtcttgaactcctgacctcaggcaatccacccacctcagcctccctaaatgtaGTTGTTCTTAAAGATGGGGACATAGAGGGGTCTCTCAGACCTCCAGGAGTCTTTGATTCAATGTTGCGGGAGATCGGGAATTGACCTCAGGTTGGTGGGTAGCTGGGGGTAACAGATGATGACTAGTCTGGATGTGGGGCTTCTATCACAGAACTTGGACCAGTGGACCATGCGCCAGTCTTCCTTGGAGCTGCAGCTCATGATCAAGCAGACCCCCAACAATGTAAGTAGTACCTGGACCCTCCCTTTCCTGTGCTCATATTCAACTCCTTGTGTCGGGGAGGCAGTCCACCACAGAACCTAGATCTTACCCTTGGGCTCTTGAGCTGAGAGATAAGAGGGGATGGGAAAATGGTGAACAAGTGGAGCTGTTGATAAGGGAAATGGGTTGGGAGTGTTGGAGCTCTGAGCTGTGGGGAaacttggtggtggtggtagagcCTGTTTCTGTGGCCACAGATGTAAGGATATATGTAAAGGAGAAGACAGTGAGGAATTAGAGAAATACGGAGGTACTAGACGGCATGATTCCCAACAGATTTGGGTTCCTACCTCCCCATCAACCTCCACCAGTGCTATCCTCCCTCATCTCCCATCTCTCCTACCATCCGCTTTCCTTCACCCCGAGCTACCTATTTTAGCACTTCTGTGCCTTTCATCCTCCCCAGGAGATGAACTCCCTCTTGGAGAACATCGCTAAGGCCACAATCGAGGTTTTCCAACAGTCAGCAGAGACAGGGTCATCTGGAAACACTGCAAGCAACATGCCCAGCAGCAGCAAGACCAAGCCTGTGCTCAGGTCAGATAGAAACATGTTGGGGCCCGTCCCCTTAGAAGTTTCTCTGCTGGTAGCATGAGTGATGTCAGCTGCATGGAGATGCCGGCATGTCTATGAGGGAAAGGAGAGGGCGGATTGTTCCAGCCTTGCCTGGCTCCCCTGTGACCCTGTGTCCGCTGTCTGTTCTCCAGCTCTCTAGAGCGCTCTGGTGTATGGCTGGTGGCCCCTCTCATTGCTAAACTGCCCACCTCAGTCCAGGGACATGTGTTAAAGGCTGCTGGGGAGGAATTGGAGAAGGGTCAGCACCTGGGTTCCTCTTCACGCAAAGAACGTGATCGACAAAAGCAGAAGAGGTAAAGGGGCTTAGGGAGTGGGCCAAGATAGAGGAGTagaaaggagaggaggcaggCCCAGGGAGGAGTAAAACTGGGATGGAGGAGAAGCATAATAGGAAAGTGGAAAATCAGAGGATAAAAGTGGGTATGGCTGAGCAAGTGGCTATATCTTGAGAGTAGAGTCTGGGGCTTGGAGGAATGAGGTTGGAAGTTGCCTGACTCCCAACCCACagtcttctcccctccccttctttcctcttctcttttctcctcctgtcTCTAGTATGTCCCTGTTGAGCCAGCAGCCCTTCTTATCGCTGGTGCTGACATGTCTGAAAGGGCAGGATGAACAACGCGAGGGACTCCTTACCTCCCTCTACAGCCAGGTGCACCAGGTACAGATCTCTGGGCCATGGAGGTGggcaggagggtggggaaggatgcACCTAAGGGGCTATTCTGTACTTGGAAACTGCAGTACTTTCTGATAAACATATTGGCTGCTTTGGGATGGAAGCACAAAGATCCCTGAACTgcatgttttatttgtttctattctAGATTGTGAATAATTGGCGAGATGACCAGTACTTAGATGATTGCAAACCAAAGCAGCTCATGCATGAGGCACTCAAACTTCGGCTCAACCTGGTGAGAAGGCCAGCtagggagaagaaggaagagggtaGGACTGGAAATGTGGAATACGAAAGCCTCAGGTTGTAGAGAACAGAGGTGAGGATAGAGGCTCCAGGCTccaggttattttttatttttatttttttggagacggagtctcactctgtcacccaagctggagtacaggggcgccatctcagctcactgcaacctccacctcccggattcaagcgattcttgtgcctcagcctcccgagtagctgggattacaggcatgtgccaccacgcccagctattttttgtatatttagtagagacggggtttcaccgtgctggccaggctggtcttgaactactgacttcaggtgatccacccacctcggcctcccaaagtgctgggattataggcgtgagccaccgtgcccagcctgagtcTTGAAGTAATTAACCCTGTGCTCCGAAGGGATGCAGGGACTGAAAGTGGTTAAGGGGGCTGGATCACTGTGGTCATGGTCCAATAGGTTATGTACCCTGGATCCTTGCAGGGACTCTGCCTCAGTATCCTAGATTCTGACTGGGCCCTAGAAGCACTGGAAACCCATAGTGGAATATTGAATGGAATCCTGGAAATCATTCAGTCCAACTCCCATCACTTTCTAAGTATggaaacagagacccagagatgTCAAGAATTCCCTCATTGTTTTGAGGTCATATAGCAAAGCATAGGTTCAACTTGAGCATGAACTCAGGCATCCCAACTCAGATTCGAACTAAGCTTCCCTTACACGCTGGCCTTTGTCCCTGAGCCATCTGACTGACTTGTTGTGGCCTTGGCAGGTGGGGGGCATGTTTGACACGGTGCAGCGCAGCACCCAGCAGACCACAGAGTGGGCCGTGCTCCTCCTAGAGATCATCATCAGCGGCACTGTCGACATGCAGTCCAACAAGTAAAGCATCCCCACCTGCTCCCTGCAGTTTCACACCCAAGAAGGTCCCCCTACCTCCACGCCAAGTGGACCCACTGAGATTGGTGTGGCTGTTACTGTGGACTCCATGGCCCTGGGCTCCCCATATGGTTTTTGTGCTCTCCGGGTGACATATTAAGCACCTCTccctgctcatgtcctttgctgaCGCCTTTTTCTGTCTTCACCTCTTTCTTCTCTGGCTTTCTCCCTGGCTTCCTGTCTCAGTGAGCTCTTCACTACTGTGTTGGACATGCTGAGCGTGCTCATCAACGGGACACTGGCTGCAGACATGTCTAGCATCTCCCAAGGTAGCATGGAGGAAAACAAGCGTGCATACATGAACTTGGCGAAGAAGCTGCAGGTGAGCAGAGGACGCAGGGACAAGG from Saimiri boliviensis isolate mSaiBol1 chromosome X, mSaiBol1.pri, whole genome shotgun sequence includes the following:
- the MED12 gene encoding mediator of RNA polymerase II transcription subunit 12 isoform X1, which translates into the protein MAAFGILSYEHRPLKRPRLGPPDVYPQDPKQKEDELTALNVKQGFNNQPAVSGDEHGSAKNINFNPAKISSNFSSIIAEKLRCNTLPDTGRRKPQVNQKDNFWLVTARSQSAINTWFTDLAGTKPLTQLAKKVPIFSKKEEVFGYLAKYTVPVMRAAWLIKMTCAYYAAISETKVKKRNVVDPFTEWTQIITKYLWEQLQKMAEYYRPGPAGSGGCGSTIGPLPHDVEVAIRQWDYNEKLAMFMFQDGMLDRHEFLTWVLECFEKIRPGEDELLKLLLPLLLRYSGEFVQSAYLSRRLAYFCTRRLALQLDGVSSHSSHVISAQSTSTLPTTPAPQPPSSSTPSTPFSDLLMCPQHRPLVFGLSCILQTILLCCPSALVWHYSLTDSRIKTGSPLDHLPIAPSNLPMPEGNSAFTQQVRAKLREIEQQIKERGQAVEVRWSFDKCQEATAGFTIGRVLHTLEVLDSHSFERSDFSNSLDSLCNRIFGLGPSKDGHEISSDDDAVVSLLCEWAVSCKRSGRHRAMVVAKLLEKRQAEIEAERCGESEAADEKGSIASGSLSAPSAPIFQDVLLQFLDTQAPMLTDPRSESERVEFFNLVLLFCELIRHDVFSHNMYTCTLISRGDLAFGAPGPRPPSPFDDPADDPERKEAEGSSSSKLEDPGLSESMDIDPGSSVLFEDMEKPDFSLFSPTMPCEGKGSPSPEKPDVEKEVKPPPKEKIEGTLGVLYDQPRHVQYATHFPIPQEESCSHECNQRLVVLFGVGKQRDDARHAIKKITKDILKVLNRKGTAETDQLAPIVPLNPGDLTFLGGEDGQKRRRNRPEAFPTAEDIFAKFQHLSHYDQHQVTAQVSRNVLEQITSFALGMSYHLPLVQHVQFIFDLMEYSLSISGLIDFAIQLLNELSVVEAELLLKSSDLVGSYTTSLCLCIVAVLRHYHACLILNQDQMAQVFEGLCGVVKHGMNRSDGSSAERCILAYLYDLYTSCSHLKNKFGELFSDFCSKVKNTIYCNVEPSESNMRWAPEFMIDTLENPAAHTFTYTGLGKSLSENPANRYSFVCNALMHVCVGHHDPDRVNDIAILCAELTGYCKSLSAEWLGVLKALCCSSNNGTCGFNDLLCNVDVSDLSFHDSLATFVAILIARQCLLLEDLIRCAAIPSLLNAACSEQDSEPGARLTCRILLHLFKTPQLNPCQSDGNKPTVGIRSSCDRHLLAASQNRIVDGAVFAVLKAVFVLGDAELKGSGFTVTGGTEELPEEEGGGGSGGRRQGGRNISVETASLDVYAKYVLRSICQQEWVGERCLKSLCEDSNDLQDPVLSSAQAQRLMQLICYPHRLLDNEDGENPQRQRIKRILQNLDQWTMRQSSLELQLMIKQTPNNEMNSLLENIAKATIEVFQQSAETGSSGNTASNMPSSSKTKPVLSSLERSGVWLVAPLIAKLPTSVQGHVLKAAGEELEKGQHLGSSSRKERDRQKQKSMSLLSQQPFLSLVLTCLKGQDEQREGLLTSLYSQVHQIVNNWRDDQYLDDCKPKQLMHEALKLRLNLVGGMFDTVQRSTQQTTEWAVLLLEIIISGTVDMQSNNELFTTVLDMLSVLINGTLAADMSSISQGSMEENKRAYMNLAKKLQKELGERQSDSLEKVRQLLPLPKQTRDVITCEPQGSLIDTKGNKIAGFDSIFKKEGLQVSTKQKLSPWDLFEGLKPSAPLSWGWFGTVRVDRRVARGEEQQRLLLYHTHLRPRPRAYYLEPLPLPPEDEEPPAPTLLEPEKKAPEPPKTDKPGAAPPSTEERKKKSTKGKKRSQPATKTEDYGMGPGRSGPYGVTVPPDLLHHPNPGSITHLNYRQGSIGLYTQNQPLPAGGPRVDPYRPVRLPMQKLPTRPTYPGVLPTTMTGVMGLDPSSYKTSVYRQQQPAVPQGQRLRQQLQAKIQSQGMLGQSSVHQMTPSSSYGLQTSQGYTPYVSHVGLQQHTGPAGTMVPPSYSSQPYQSTHPSTNPTLVDPTRHLQQRPSGYVHQQAPTYGHGLTSTQRFSHQTLQQTPMISTMTPMSAQGVQTGVRSTAILPEQQQQQQQQQQQQQQQQQQQQQQQQQQYHIRQQQQQQILRQQQQQQQQQQQQQQQQQQQQQQQQHQQQQQQQAAPPQPQPQSQPQFQRQGLQQTQQQQQTAALVRQLQQQLSNTQPQPSTNIFGRY